In Humulus lupulus chromosome 7, drHumLupu1.1, whole genome shotgun sequence, the following are encoded in one genomic region:
- the LOC133788976 gene encoding uncharacterized protein LOC133788976: MAVSLTLYHTPSLPRLLPRHQNQQRPTWRFLQLRCSIDPIKKTTLRTCKNCKTQFDISFNHPRACRFHTSHFGGETKRKFESVYSGGTMDTPDSGQVFQYWHCCGSEDPLSPGCTAAPHASYDD, translated from the exons atGGCTGTGTCTCTGACTCTGTATCACACTCCATCTCTTCCTCGATTGCTTCCGCGCCATCAAAACCAGCAGAGACCCACTTGGAGATTTCTTCAGCTGCGGTGCTCCATCGACCCAATTAAGAAAACGACCCTTAGAACTTGCAAGAATTGCAAAACCCAGTTCGACATTTCTTTCAATCACCCTCGAGCTTGTCGTTTCCATACTTCTCATTTTGGTG GAGAAACGAAGAGGAAATTCGAGAGTGTGTATTCTGGGGGCACAATGGATACTCCTGACTCTGGCCAGGTTTTCCAATATTGGCATTGTTGTGGATCTGAAGATCCCTTAAGCCCTGGATGCACTGCTGCTCCTCACGCATCCTACGACGACTGA